The proteins below are encoded in one region of Candidatus Thermoplasmatota archaeon:
- a CDS encoding DUF2080 family transposase-associated protein encodes FYEKRITPFGTSAKVDAPKKYIGKRAYVIILKD; translated from the coding sequence TCTTTTATGAAAAAAGAATAACACCTTTTGGGACAAGTGCAAAAGTCGATGCACCAAAAAAATACATAGGCAAACGAGCCTATGTTATCATCCTTAAAGACTGA